ACACTGGCCGGTTCCGCATCCTATTTTCGTGCCTGTCAGACCCAATTGGCCTCGTACGACGTCAGCCAACGAAGCCTCAGGGTCTGCAACTACTATTTTGTTTACGCCATTAAGAGTGACATTCCTTTTGATCATTTCTGCCTCCTTTTAGAACCGACAGTCTTTCAAAAAAACTCGCAGGCCGATCCAGCAACTGAAGACGTTTCAAATTGTGGAACGGGAACTCGCACTTCCCATATGGGTGCGAAGCTCCGGTGTCCTCGAATAAATAAATCCCCGACACATTGGCATCTCCTGGATTCCAAAAGATTTTTCGCCATTGTGGTGCCTTCCCTCGGAAACGTACTAAATGAATGCAGTAGTTGCGTTTGTACGAGTCGTATGACTCGTCGTGATATGCCTGGATGAAAGAAGAAACGTACGAGGACACTTAAAGCGTAGCTTTGTACCTCAAGGCTGTCAAGATTTTTTTATGTCGGTCAAGACATATATGTCAATTGTGACGTAATTCGTCCGTGTCAGTTATTAAGACAGTGAATGCTTCGTCGTTTAAAACCGATTATCTGGTGTGCTCCAGTTGGACTGACCAATCGGAAACAACTTTTCCTAGTTCTTCCAAAACATCTTTGTCAGTTCGGCCTGATCTCTTGGGAACGTGAAATCCATGATCTGCACCATCAATGACATGGAGTACCGTTTTGCCTTGTGCCTGCAATCGATCGCAAACAGGACGCAAAAGACTGAGGTCGGCCAGACTGTCGCGCGTCCCCTGGAGAAACAACATAGGTACGCCGACCTTGAATAGATGTTCGCTGCGATGGTTTGACGGCTTTCCCGGAGCATGCAGTGGGAACCCCAGGAAGACAATGCCCTTAACACCGGGCAATGTTGCCTCGGATGCGGCAATTGACGTCATGCGACCGCCGAGCGATTTGCCTCCGGCCAATAAGGGCAAGTTGTCCGAGTGCTCCTGAGCGGCTGAAACCGCAGAACGAACAGTTTCCACGAGAACCGACTGGGGGTTGGGGGCTGTCTTTCTCTGTTCCATGTAAGGAAAATTATACCTGAGACTGGCAATACCGTGGTTCGCCAGACTTAGGGCTATGTCAGTCATGAAT
The sequence above is a segment of the Desulfomonile tiedjei DSM 6799 genome. Coding sequences within it:
- a CDS encoding alpha/beta hydrolase family protein → MIEHEIRFAAGRDLGEVSALLMRPEDVRWLLVLGHGAGAGVRSEFMTDIALSLANHGIASLRYNFPYMEQRKTAPNPQSVLVETVRSAVSAAQEHSDNLPLLAGGKSLGGRMTSIAASEATLPGVKGIVFLGFPLHAPGKPSNHRSEHLFKVGVPMLFLQGTRDSLADLSLLRPVCDRLQAQGKTVLHVIDGADHGFHVPKRSGRTDKDVLEELGKVVSDWSVQLEHTR